The sequence GGGATTTCGTCCCTTTCTGGCGGCTCGAGAACGAACGGAAAAAGTCCCGAATCCGGTGATAACGACTTTCTCGCCTTTCTTTAAAGTATCAGCCACTCCACCAAAAACGGCGGCGACGGCTTCTCTGGCTGCTTTATTGGTAAGATTAACTTTCTTGGCGACGTGTTCGATTAAATCAGCTTTAGTCATGAAGATTCACCTCCTTTAGGCAGATAAATTTGGTTTTAGGCTGTAGTTAAAGCCTTCCGCCAACAATGTAGAGGATTCTTCGCGTCTTGTCAAGGAGTATTAAATATAACAAACTAGATAGAGCATCCCGTCGCCAAATTCTCATAGATTACGTTTCTTATTTGGCTGTTTCGGTAATGCGCAATTCGCGGATAACGGTGACTTTGACTTGCCCCGGATAGGTTAATTTCTTTTCAATCTCGTCTTTAATCTTTTGCGCTAAAACCGTGGCCGCCGCGTCGTCTAAAACGCCGGGGTCAACAATAACCCTAATTTCCCGACCGGCCTGAAAAGCATAAGCTTCCTTAACTCCCTCTTTTGTTTTCGCAATCGCTTCAAGATCGGTTAATCTTTTCAAATACTCTTCGTAATCTTCGTACCTGGCCCCCGGTCTGGCGCCGGAAATGGCATCGGCAATATAAACAATCATTGATTCGATACTCGAAAAAGGCTTATCCTCGTGATGCTCTTCAACACAGGCGATGACAGCTTCGGGCATACCGTTCTTCTTCAAAAGATCAACGGCCAAACTAACATGAGTGCCCTCTTCTTCGGTAATCACCTTACCAAT comes from Patescibacteria group bacterium and encodes:
- a CDS encoding HU family DNA-binding protein, which translates into the protein MTKADLIEHVAKKVNLTNKAAREAVAAVFGGVADTLKKGEKVVITGFGTFSVRSRAARKGRNPQTGAAIDIPARKTPGFTAGKALKKVVR